CCTCCCTTGTATTTAGTTTGAGGACATTCCTCCACAATGTGTTTGATGGATTGTATTTGCCCGCAGTCGCATAAGGGAGAGTTTTTTAACTTCCACTTATGTATCGACCATATATTCATTAGAGATAAtcacaaacattataatatttattcagtgGTTATAGACTCACTAATTACTGATCATTatcctttatttttataattaaatcataaaagaAAAAGGGAATACTTTGCCATAGTAAATGCCACTATAGTTTAccgttttgtaataaataaaatataaaaaataaatttttaaactatatttatcaattatttgttattatattatatttattacctatctatttgattatatatttttccagACATGTAAAAATTCActgaataattattgtgtatgtcaacaaacaaacaaaaaacaaataaagttttattgaaatgcatagaaaaaaagactaatcaattttaaaactgaaaatgtccctcgctccgcttagaatctaaaaaaaattgaaaaaaattgaaattaaaacatCACTGATGTTGctgaaaagtatataaaaatgatctCATTTTCAGGCTCTattcaatatcaaaaaaaaataaatatataggtacagtacaAATACAACTTACggactaataattttttataacgtcttttaacttataaaaagtttttgattatatatttcttgaacaaatttgaataaataatatgcataatatgtttatgtaaggtatacacataataggtttattataaaacaaaaaaaataccattgtttttttatttaatatattatagataaatgtaCCTGTGTAtatgaatatttgttttagattctatAAAGGTTTGTCTTATGTTGATTAAGAtttatgcaataattattaaatataagttagtGTTAATTAATGACTTCAtaagcattatatttttaatgctatATCAACATTTAATGTTTAACACTACGTCACTACTTGAATATACGATTCGATTTAATTTCACTTTTAAGCAACATTCCGTAAAGATTAATATGCTTCTAATTCAATCTAaaaccaatattaattaatgtcaaATATTAAGAAACGCAGCCTTGATCCAATGTTGGCACGCTATGTCGGTGTAACCAAAAAACCAATTAGGACGATATTTTAGGTATGAATTTAAAGAAAGaatgacattttaattattttgatgactataattgactatgtatatattaaataataaagtatgatACCTATGGACTTTAGGAACAATTGCGAGACACTTGCGACttgcaatttataatacataaaatgtacaatataggtaGTGACTAATATAGGGAATTGATACGTATATACAATTATGAGGGGGGTCAATTGTCAGTATACGGCGTTTTATCGTGGGGACCAATTGTCTCAAATCTAAAGTAGAgtatatagaacataatatgtacttaatgAAAATGCccatggtaaaaaaaaaatttcaaaattcaaattaaacttaaatttattttatttttggaaaaaatgttgaaatcatCTTCCAAAAACTACATAAAAGTTAAGAACCATGTTTAATTGTCTAGGACTCGAGGAAAGAAAAAACTTCATaattgatgtacctatataatagatcGGTTTGAAACAATGATACTGTATCCAGATAAGTCAATAGAGAATATGGAGAAGAATCATATTGTTACTGAAAGCCTTTATTTGCGGCCGTCAAAAGGGTGGTGAgtagtataattaatagttatgcaCAGTAGGTAATTTACTACTATTCAAGATGCAACATAAATGTTCTTTGtttgacattttatttgttgttcataaaataagaataaaatatagtcataatatacatacctagctattagttttaaataattattaattattatagttttaaaaggtcacattaaatattttgtggtttttatttaaactcgaaataagaaaaattgaataggtaaattgaattttacttataaatacaaGCTGTCATTTTTGaagttaaatcattattaattaataattacaattaattttacaaatattaatattgtgctgAGAGTTTGTAAACTTAAGAAGCTGGTAGAAGTGTATTTCGAATAGTAGGCTTGTATGAGGACAACTGGAcaaatacctattgtataacACTGTATTGTTTGTTTCCAAGGAATTGATGACTTTTGATGCAAACCATTTGATATGAATGACTGAGCAAAGAAGACTATTCGGCAAGCCTGAGAAGGGGCGCAAACAAAAGATGTACAGTCCCATTATATTGTTGTCTCTGACCAATAGCGATGAATCCAGTTAACATTGAtgattgatgaataataaaaaaacaatcaacAAACACTTGTCGATTTATGAAAATTGTGTAAATgtgtataaacatatttattttagagtgaTGAAATTTGAGTAAACAAATGTTTTGGCGTCTACACATGAATTTCTACAACGTTGTGCCAACAAAACACTATAATGTCCTTGTCTTGGTAAACCTTATGATAACACATCCATACCTACCCGCTGGTGGAGAATAAGCGTACACCATGTAATCAAAGCATTGAGGAAACCTTTTTTTGCATGGACCAAAGTGCAAATGGTAAGATTTGGAAAACGTACAAATAGAATACCACCAACTAATTTCCAATAAAACGGATTTATTTGTGTTCATATATATGTTTGTGAcacatagtataattaatataatacatcaatagtatgtaatattatatattaaaaaacataaatataaacatttcattTGCTTTTGTTAATTGCAGCTTGTGAAGGTTGTGTGTAACTTTAGtcttaaaatttgatattatataattttcttaagCTTTTGTGTGGTCgccaatgttttaattttattcaaatgtatttgtTGTCTAGTAATACTTTTGATAGTTTTGATGTTACCGTCTTGTATGTTACGAATCGTGACAATTTTTGGTACAACCTCAGAATTTAATTCTCTTTCAATTCTTCTGATTTTATTTCCTAATATGGGTAATCTGTTCACTAATTGAATATTTCCCGAATTTTGACTGGGTACAGTGCATATTTGGTAACCACAGGGTACTAGGCCTTTTGGTGCTCTGTTTACTACTAGCTTGACTTTGGAAGGTGAGTCATATGCAACctgtaaaattgaaaaactgtataatttataaaatattaaaacatatgttTATATGTTGTTTAGAGATaattatggtattttatatcatgtatatatttttaagagcaCATTGCATCGTTATTTAGAACATTTCAGCTCAAGTCTTGtgatgtaattactaattattatgcatACCTGTTTAATTTTTAGACGTTTGGGAATCGGAGTCCTCGAAATAGTAGGACATAAGACATCAAAATGTTCGTCTACAGATTTTTCTTTGACAATCATTTTCTGTTCATTTAAATTCTCAATGAAATCGGAACTGTTATCAACACTATGCTTCACTTCTTCTTTTTCTTGGGGTTCATCTGCAAAGACTATTGGCATATTCAATATTTGATCAGGTGTGATTTCTTCCATAACAGGAGCAGCAGTTTGATTATGTAGCGACTGGAAATTTGAACTGCATGCTACAATATTCTTTTGGTCTGGTGTGAACATTACAGGCGAACCATTCATAAATGTTAAAGATGAAGCTATGGTATTTTGGAGAAAAATAGATCATTAGtggatgaaaatataaaatacacacaaCTCAACACTAATATGTATTGAGCTGGAACATACTTGTTTGAGAAACATTGATATTGAAATTGTCTTCTTTCTGTGATAATTCTGTTAGATTAgaaaatttttgatttcctaatttTGGTATAAATAATTCTTCTTGCTtctctaaatttaaataaatttaaataatattaataacactaaacccttcattttttataacaatgatCAATATGATCTTGACTTAGTatctgtttaataattattcccATTGCAATTACAGTAgtacacaaaaattaatattggtgTGGgttcatcataaaaaaaaaaaatactttaaaatattttggtagttTTGAAGATTtgtgaatacatttaaatactttctaTGTTGTAAACGGGGCGGGGGAGGAATTGAATACCCTATATTCCCTATGTCTACATAGGCATAACAATATTCGTACACGCCCTCGTGGAaagttataaaagtaaaatttgtggataatgttattttttctaaaataacttACGAATACTATTTATAGTAGAGTTGGCATTTTCACactgaatatttttgtattcttGTCTGAGAGAACATGAAGGAGCAGGTATAAGTTCTTTGTCGTTTATAATTACTTTAGATCCCATAGAAGAACTTGGTGTTTTGATAGTCTTGCGATTTGCCGTTTGTCTCTGTATAGTTTGTTTATTGGGAGGAACCATACGTTTTTTGTTTCCTTTGTTGAGGTGTGCTAAAggtttgcatattttaaaataaaatgtatctacttaaaagttataatttgagatttaaaaaaaaaaaaaatattagttaaatataaagaTAACATACAAGTTAGTAACCAGAGTGTTATGTAAAATACAGCGagtttaatagtattaaaaaaaaaattataatgtcttactattaggtttatttttggagaacacAGGTTTTTTAAAATCTCTATTTTCAACATCAggtgtacaaattatttttgtggtAGGTTCCAAAATGTCTTTCAAGAAATTTCCAATTTCTTCCTGTAAACaaatattcactataaatatttgttaaaagttCATTAATAAGAAGACGCCATACCATGGGTCATTTCtgtcttacaaaataatatacaacataccaaatttgTGTTCAGTAGAAACAATTTAGTGttgtaaactttaatattagagtgaaatgATCTATGATTTGCTGAACTAAAATTTGATATGtattacatttgtaagacaatAACAGCAAGAGTGGGTATGGCATCTCTTTAATGCCTTGTCCTACATGAATCCAACAAAtgcgatgaaaaaaaaacagtttgtaTTTCGTCATATCGGTCGCATTGTATTGTGACAGAACAGCATTATAAGAATAGTAATCGTCGGATTCGCTGGATTTACGGAGGACAAGGCGTCAGAGGACActacacccacatgtgttgtctccgtcttacaaatgtaagaaatagaaaaaactgttttgtgtgGGTATGAATGACTCAGACTGTAGTCCAAACTAAGCAACAAAATGTTCACACTATAAAGAGGAGAACATTTACTGtgcaaaagtattatttttttgatatcaggactaaaaaaatagttattcaagattgaaaaatcaaaaataaagaatttttaagcaaaaagAACTTTGTACCTATTTgtgatatcaaaaaattaaaaacaactttgCACAGTCAATGTTGTCCTCTTTCTAGTGTGGTTAAAATATGGTTGCTTAACTTGGACTACAGCTTGAGTGGTTCTTGCCCGCGAAAATAGTGTCTGCTATGTTTTACATTTCTAAAACAGAGACAGCACATGCTGGTGTGGCATCTTCTTAATAGTgacaagtttatattataccaaaacaCATCTGTCAACAAGTTTTTGAGTGACTGCCTCTCTCATCTTAGTAGTATGGTTCATGACCAATTCATCATTTGCTCCACCAACTAGTATATGATTGGTCTTACATTTCAGCTTTACTCTTAATTCTTCCATATCCAAAACCCTATGAAATTTTGGAAACttgctattaataataatttttactgataaaaaaagtaacaacATACGGTGAAAATATGCTAAGCTGGCCGGTCACAAAAACTGTAGGACATTCAAGACCCAAAATACAATCGCCTTCATAACCTCTTTTTACCTCAGATGAATTAACAAAAAATCCCAAACATACTAACCCTTCAACATTTTCTAGAACAGCTAccttaaaaacataaacaaatacatataagttaatatttattacaataatattgtatacatgtatTACTACAAATTAATAGCTTGTATTTGCATTAATTGTATACTACATTTACAACACATTAAcacaacattttgttttaatacaatttataaactatttgtatatacttattgttattattatcatgtaatgATTGAGGATTATATAGAACGAATCTATATCAACTATTTATGCTTGACGCGGTTGCATGAAcgtataactaatttttaattttttttcaaccagTTGGAtggtattcaattaaaattcttCATACTAGTAAACTACTCGCCTTTTCTTTTTGatcctttaaaattttaactcttgcatcattttaaatttgtcttATAGGTAAAATAGTTATGGGGATACCTGTAGTATACTcgtagtaatatattaatattagtactatattcttatttatattaatatttattttttaatatttactattataatttgtatgatgttatgttgttaaaaatatgaattaataaaagatATCTACTTGACAAGCTATAGCAGCACTGACTCCAACACCAGCCAGAATAATAGGCCTGCTGGGATCTTCAAATCGCACCGATACAACTTTACTTCTTGTAGCATCTACCATGGCTTCTAAACTGGTTTCTATATCTACTTCTTCTTCACGAGAGTACTCTTCATAATCCCATGGTACTAAAATACAATAGTCACATATTaacttgattaaaaaataattaatttatattatgtacaaggcCATACATTAAAtgtgtgataataatttaaccaTTCAATTTTTGTGAttcaaaaaaactaatacatgtatatataataaataggtactcataatACTTCAATACTTCattgttatcaacatttttttcaggCAATCTATTttcaagtaaaattaatattatgaagtagaatttttttctaaatatgatgatttgtgtatttttaatatataaactgtaaattcagtattttgtaaatatatcggtacataagaacaattttaatttttaataatatttttatcgttaatcattttattttaatacataactggcctgaaaaaaatagtttaaaatatatagtgtgttaaatattttataatatataaacaataacgtttttaaattatatcaataaataacaataaagatAGAAACATTTTATGAGAGTTACATTCAGGAAGTGATTTAAAACATTATGGTATTGggaaattatttgtaaaacagGGCTGGCAAGATAGAACCCTTAAACATGCCCAATAGAATAAAGATATAGTGTATTAatgacttaaatataatataatatgtttcatattattgttttaaaaatatcatacaaattgGTTGACAAAATAAGTGTATGAGTATTAAATGTGTAAACGTTTTATTTACCTTTCACTGCCAAAGCAACATCTAATTTTGCTAAATATGATAGGGCATTCATCCAATCATAAGTCCTTGTATTTGGCTGTGTACAATACCCAGGAAAGTCTGgcactaatattataacaggattttttggtaattttagctaaaatatatttttattactttattaaattgaatataaattataacattaaatgtaatcatttattatacttacggGTGGGTAAGTTGTCAACATTAAGTTAAAAGGATCAACAGGTTCAtccaaattaattgattttgatttaatttcttCTTTAAAACATCCTATTGAATTTGctgatatcatatcatttataaataatggaGCAATTTGTTTCAATTTCTATTAAAGAAATATCACACATAGTAGGTAAgtcaaatagaaaaataatataactatttaaataccTCTAATATATCAATGTAGGATGCAAGATAGTCATCTGGTAAATTAGAAATGAATAGTCTATGTAACCATTGCATCAATGATATGTCCCAATGAGTGTAATTAGTTAATAGATGGTGCATTTCAGCCACTGATTTTTCTGTACATATGATTTTTTGAACATACTCTTGTACTGTACCTTCATATGTTAATCTTGATAAGCGGTTTGAGTATAAAATAGATAGAGCTCTTTCAAACAAAGTCCGTTCAAGT
This genomic window from Metopolophium dirhodum isolate CAU chromosome 1, ASM1992520v1, whole genome shotgun sequence contains:
- the LOC132935325 gene encoding KAT8 regulatory NSL complex subunit 3-like, with translation MDSDVDSELKSDFTSYLQHISQRKKYQQNTSTEHSYSSAEYQQDNLCSTIQTLFIHRFVQNEISTDDIDIETIDKDEKLLTYRPDVEAKSIEPYRNSKLPRDPEMWEDNINKQRWNKLERTLFERALSILYSNRLSRLTYEGTVQEYVQKIICTEKSVAEMHHLLTNYTHWDISLMQWLHRLFISNLPDDYLASYIDILEKLKQIAPLFINDMISANSIGCFKEEIKSKSINLDEPVDPFNLMLTTYPPLKLPKNPVIILVPDFPGYCTQPNTRTYDWMNALSYLAKLDVALAVKVPWDYEEYSREEEVDIETSLEAMVDATRSKVVSVRFEDPSRPIILAGVGVSAAIACQVAVLENVEGLVCLGFFVNSSEVKRGYEGDCILGLECPTVFVTGQLSIFSPVLDMEELRVKLKCKTNHILVGGANDELVMNHTTKMREAVTQKLVDRCVLEEIGNFLKDILEPTTKIICTPDVENRDFKKPVFSKNKPNNTFYFKICKPLAHLNKGNKKRMVPPNKQTIQRQTANRKTIKTPSSSMGSKVIINDKELIPAPSCSLRQEYKNIQCENANSTINSIQKQEELFIPKLGNQKFSNLTELSQKEDNFNINVSQTTSSLTFMNGSPVMFTPDQKNIVACSSNFQSLHNQTAAPVMEEITPDQILNMPIVFADEPQEKEEVKHSVDNSSDFIENLNEQKMIVKEKSVDEHFDVLCPTISRTPIPKRLKIKQVAYDSPSKVKLVVNRAPKGLVPCGYQICTVPSQNSGNIQLVNRLPILGNKIRRIERELNSEVVPKIVTIRNIQDGNIKTIKSITRQQIHLNKIKTLATTQKLKKII